AATCTAAACTGTTGGAGCTTTGttagcctgttctcatccagactgCTCTAAAGTTCGAAGACATTTGACACACGTGAAGGGGACCATTCAGCCCGTCACACTCGCTTGTTTCACTAATAGCACAGCTGTCCCCACATCTCATCcaggttcttcttaaaggttgttaaggtttctgcttcaactccatgtctctttAGTTTGAGTCCCACAACACTTTGCATGAAGAAGTccctcctggcttcagtcctaaatgctctcccccttcatttccactgatgtcctcgagtatctGATTCACTCTTAAGTTGAAAGGCTTCGGTTAGATCTTCTTTATGGATGCTTTTGAGGAGtgtgaagacctggatgaggtctcctctgctcagactaaacagTTTAATTCTCTGACTCTGTCACAGCAGGACACGTCCCTGAGTCCACCTGGTTGttctcttctgcacagcttcatgtgctgctatgtctgtaCTGAGGTGTGGTGACCAGAAcggcacacaacactccagatgcgGCCTCACCGGTGCATGATAGTCTGAGCGTGACGTCCTTTGATttgtattcaacagtttttatgttaATCGCCTTTTTAATTGCCTCTGCACATtgtttagatgatgaaaatgccGTGTCCAGGGATCTCTTCCTGTAGCTCCATGCCtcccatcttatatttataattgacgtTCCTGTTGCCCACTTTTGCCCACTTTGCGCTTTTCTACATCAAACGTCATTTCCCAGGAGTTCGCCCAGTTCTGAATCTTCTCCAGGTCATTCTGAATTGGTTTTGCTGGTTCTTCAGCGTCTGCCATTGATTCTTCTAGTCTGGTATTGTTCATCAATTCttttaacattcaaaaaacataaaactataAACATAATTGCtttcttgctttatttatttgtttgtttatatatctgTTTATTTTGAGGCCCGGTAAAAATCTTCCCCCCCCCAAGTTGACACCCCTGTCAACCTAACATGCAGATCTTTGGGCATCTGGGATGAAAACTGTGAAGACTTGGAGGAAAATCcttgcagacacagagagaacatgaaaactccacacacacGACAACCCGgcgtgggatttgaaccctggatctgtgaagaagaaacacttaACTAGACAGCAGGAAAAAGAATGACATGCAAAGAAAGGAATCCACTGTGTTAATGggggtaaaaataaaatacaacttaaAGAGAAAGTGGATGTTCGTGATTAGGGTCTCCAAGTTTAGGGTGTAACAGCAGTttgtaattccatccatccatccatccttctatcTTCCTAACACGTTTAACCAGGATAGATCCATGGGGGCAGCTGGAGTGCATCTCAGCAatcataaggcacaaggcaggaacaacatctagataataataataatgttctaataacaataattttataattataattgtcTTCAAAATCTTCCATCTATCAATCtgctcataaacacaataataataataataataatagttaaccAGCATATCCAGGacagcatcatggggcagctgcagcccatctaagttgggttgaaatctaattaatcaacgtagacctcagcattaaagtTGGCAgtacaccatctgttgaaatgcattttgtaatgcatgtagtgataaaattaatttaaaaaagtttgtggtgtgccatctgttggaataacaaatgtaatgcatgttattactgcaaatgttggtgatgcaccacctgttggaatgtaaaatgtaatatattttattaccacaaatgtttgtgatgagccaacAGAGAGTAATTGCAGACTGTAGTACCAATGAGGCCAGTCATGTAACCCAACCCCCCCAACATACAGAAACACCCTCAATGTCAGTCACAAAATGTCCATTGCATTACAATATGGTTAAGATTGGCGTTGTGGGAGGATTATCTGACTCAAAGGGTGTTTCATGACTGATgctgtgggcattacctgacctaCGTCATCtctctattggaatgacagaaacacagcaaccagatggacCACAGATACATGGACACTTGTTCTTAAATTAAGGTGGATACATATAGAGATGCTGAAAGTGCTATTTAGTGACACCCCTCCCTTGTAGACTGAAATAATTAACAATTGTTTGTGTCTTAGACATTAACACTCTATCTGCACCGTTAcactaaagaaataaaaaagaagaaggcGTTAAATCAGTTAATTGAGAACAAACATCTAGAATACACAGAGACCTGCAGGTGAGAATAAACAAGGACTTGGGAGGGCGGTCAGGGCGCATCCCTGTGTACATGGAGTCCTCCGATATTACCCTGAAGTGCTGGGAGACAAGCAGCTCTGTCTTAAGATGaacagaacaaaaagaaatcccTTTTGGAGTAATCACATCTCAGTGGGATAAGCAGGACCAACAAAGGATTGACTGAGGGAGAGGCTTTTAATTAAATATACGTGACTGGTACAAGATTTTAAAAGAAGCTAAAGATAAAGAGTGTGTTGTGTTAAAGATGTTCTGGTACTGCttgtctgatagatagatagatagatagataaatagatagatagatagatagatagatagatagatagatagatagatagatatgaaaggcactatataacagagatagatagatagatagatagatagatagatagatagatagatagatagatagatagatagatagatagatagatagatagatagatatgaaaggcactatataacagagatagatagatagatagatagatagatagatagatagatagatagatagatagatagatagatagatagatgtgaaaggcaccataagatagatagatagatagatagatagatagatagatagatagatagatagatagatagatagatagatagatagatacctttatTCATTCTCACGTCtcagtttttttaagtttttatgggagtgagcgttgtaaattCGAAgcgtcgtatgtcgagacgttgtaacccgaggaccccctgtatacgACAGATAGATAattcattttgaattaatttatttgacttgctcttgtcagaccccttaattgtttctttttccttaattagcagccaaacaataatgagatataaaatgaaccaaaacatgaccaacgttgtcgatcatacaatatctgaaaataaaaaaacgtgAAGTTGTCAGGAATGTtgttctgctcaggtccccaaaacaatTTTAACGGCACTCTTAGAAATGAGAAAATcgataatttcagaaatgtctgctattgcacaatgagatcatcaacaaaccatggaattaaagaacgagttcaattaacgacaagaatcggcacctaatgaagcagctggttggagtttaagACCCTggcttagctggtcttctgttggctcactcacttcacatttcatttctgtttgggtgccttttaaggaaagaaattaaacaattcagaggaatgatgaagaaattcaggggaattAATcttaaacaagtcaattaaaattaattcaaaataagttaattagcagtaaaacaggtcactaattaagaaaaaggttagaatgaaaacctgcagccactgtggccctccaggaccggagctggggccccccgtgatagatagatagatagatagatagatagatccacacAAACCAGTAAAGCGCCATTAAGGAACCGTTGTGTTTAAGAGTGTAATGTCTCCCGTTTCTTTTCCACGTCTCCAAGAAGAACAGGTGAGATATGTGGGTCTGGGGGTCGGTTTTGAGAGCTGTTTTCTATTTCGCTATCCATGTTGTCAAGATAAACTTCAGTATCCTTCATCAAACTTAGGAGGGTTACGGATGTGAACGGATGGCTGTCACCCGACTACTAAATACCTGCTGCATAGAAGTGCGCGTTGCGACAGGGTCGCCCTTTCCGCTTTACTGACCGAAATACTCagtaatatcatttttaataatgataaaaagttaATAAAGAAACGGAAAGTgggcacacgtacacacacacccgTCTTATCGGATGCTCCTTGCGCTATTTCCATTACGGCGCAGCTATTTTTGGTGCCGGCTTGATTCACTCCGTCCTTGACCTAAAGACGCCTAATGACTTCCCGTGAGGCGGCATTTCCTAAGGAAACACTTCACAATGGAGAGGCCGAGCCTTCTGAAGTGAACACTTGCACTGCGTCTCGTCTCAGCGACTCTTCACGTTACCCAGTGGCGCTCATACTAGAGGACTCGGAGCATCTTTATCTCGCGTGATCACCGCACGGCAACTCGTCAGGCCGGTGAGTTCCAGCACGCGATGTTTACGATCCGGCAGTGCGCCCCCACTAGGTACACGAGTGACATTATAAAAGCCCGTGAGTGAGTGCGACTTGTAATAATAACGCAGGAAGACATCACACCTTTACTTTTTTCATCGATCCGCAGCAAGGTTAAAACCTGCACCTGCCTAATATTTCGTAGGTTCGCCAAAACACCCCTGGCATGGacggtgtcctgtggtatctgacaCCAAGACGTTAGCCTCAGATTCTTTTAAGTCCGGTAAGTGGCGAGGTGGAGCCTCCGTGGATCGGACATGTTTTTCCTGCACGTCCGTCGTGTTATTCAAGCCATTCCTgaacctttattttttatttatatatttattttttttgccgtGTTGGCAGGACGTGACTCATTCGGCCTGAGCGAGCAAAGCTGCGGTTTGTGCAAACTGATCAGGACTTTCGTGTTCGAAGGCAGCCAAACGTTGATGGCGTTACTTCGCAGTTCGTGTCACATCACCCGTGGACTTGGGGTCCGTGCCTCTCATGAAATTGTTACACTCTCGGACACTCTGAGTTACCTTACAATGTAAGTTCCCTGCTGTTTGTGATGGCCAGATGTGTGTGTTTAAACAAGCCTTTGGCAAACTAAGAAGAGCACAGTGCCCCCCTCCCTACACACACATTTGAAATGCTGTTTGCTTTCCTTTAAACGTAGTTTTATGGCCGTCACatactttgtatatttttctcaCAAGACACTTTTGTGAAATATGCCGCCCCCCTCCGTCCCCCTTCCCCACCAGCGTCATCTATTCTCTCATAGGGTCTTGACCCCATCGATGACGACACTGGCAAACACTGCCTTTGTGGTCACTGTCTTTCAGACTTTTGAGAAGCTGCATCTGTGAGGACCTCTGCATGCAAAGACACACACGTCACTCCCCAGGTAGCAAGTCCCTATGGGACCCATCAAACCAAGGGGCCCATATGCTGTTACTGGGAGCGAGCAAAAAACCTGAACACTGGGGGTCCCAAGAGATAGGAAACAGAGtgaaaaatcatttaaagatgTATTAACTTAACACGTGTATCTGGATGATACCTTCCTCCGAGCCGACTTACAACATTGCAGATACAGTTGGtttcatttcttgtgtttttccaATTAGAGTACAGGAAGCTGAAGTGACTTACTCGGGGTCACattagtgtcagtagtgggatttgaagccacagcctcagggtttttAGTCTAAGGCCTTACCTGCTGTGCCACACTTAAACCAAGAATTTATtagaagaacttttcttttttgtccaAAATCAAAATTGCACCAAATTCTAAACCAAAAAAGGTCACACAAGTATCCTatgcaggattttttttgttatgaacttttAATAAGTACCCGATTTAAGGCTGGCAGTGTGGCTTACTGGCAAATGGCTTTGGATTTCGAACCTTAAGGTCAGTCaggcagtcattatccaacccgctacacagggtcacgggggtctgatggagccattcccagccaacacagggcccaaggcaggaacaaatgccgggcagggcacacacacacacttagggacaatttaggattgccaatgcacctaacctgcatgtgtttggactgtgggaggaaacccacgcagacacggggagaacatgcaaactccatgcagggaggacctggaaagcgaacccaggtctccatactgtgaggcagcagcgctaccactgcgccaccatcaaACCTTAAAGTTGTATTTtccaatcccactgctgacaccagtgtgcgaccatgagcaagtcacttcaccttcctgtgctgcagttggaaaaacaaatgaaattcaatcaattTATATCTTAAATGTTGGAAAGCACCTCAAATGATGGTGTCAGCCAAATGAGTAAATACCAGCTAATAAATCttatgtggggcggcacggtggcacagtggtagcgctgctgcctcacagttaggagacccgggttcgcttcctgggtcctcactgcgtggagtttgcatgttctccccgtgtctgcgtgggtttcctcccacagtccaaagacatgcaggtttaggtggattggcgattctaaattgggcttggtgtgtgggtgtgtcctgcggtgggttggcaccctgcccggaattggttcctgccttgtgccctgggattggctccagcagacccctgtgaccctgtgttcggattcagcgggttggaaaatagatggatggatgaaatgttaTGTGAACAATCTTCGAATGTTGGGGTACCAGACGGGTGGACATGTTTAATAAGAAAAACGAACAGAAACCGTCCTCAATGGCACAACAGACAAAAGGGCTTGAAGCAGCCCATCAAATAAAGGCTTCCCGggctaataataagaataattctttacatttatatagcgcctttctcactactcatagtgagtggggggccacttcagccaccagtaatgtgcagcatccacccggatgatgtgacagcagccatttttaccacacagttaggtggtgaaggggtgagagactgTTAGCCAATTAGTTACAGGGGATGATTACTGGCGCAGAATGATTagactgtggtgggcaatttagccaggacatcgagaCCCTACTCTTTATCGAGGATGCCCAGAGatatttaatgaccacagagggtcaggacctcagttttatgtctcatccgaggGACTACGCCATGTTTACAGCacggtgtccccgtcactgcacactctaaccacagggtaagcaccaccctgctggcctcaccaactcctcttccagcagcaacccaagcttttcctaaatggttgcccatccaagtactggccgggcccagaCATGCTTGACTtgaggtggatgacctgttctgcgTTTTGTGTGTGGATGAGAGGCACAGGCAGCTTGTCAGACAAATCTGCAGATgcggtggttctgaggctaaagatctgcactggcaatcggaaggtcgccggttcgaatcccgtaaatgccaatagggactctgctctgttgggcccttgagcaaggcctttaacctgcaattgctgagcactttgagtagtgagaaaagtgttatataaatgcaaagaattattatttatccaAATTCAGATGCCATTTTATAGGGCTGTCTGGTTTTATAGACCCCCGACTGGAAGTGACATGGCTAGCTCTGGGGCACTGCAGCTGGGGTTAGTTGCCATTACTTGGCAGCTTCTCGGAGCTGCGGGTCAAAAAGGGGAGACCGTTAGCgtgagcgccccctctcgtcccaggatggtactgcttacctcaccagagccaggaaggtggtccctAGGCCCACATATGTAACACTTGTATTGTTTTCAATCATTGCTTCAATCCTAGATGCATGTTATCTAGACCAGGAGGCTCCCAGCCCAGTAACCTGGTGACCCCCAGAGTGTCCCGGGTTTTTCCTCCCTCCCAGCCCACCTATACCAGGCAATCGGTAACAGTGTCCTAACCTTGGAGTGAACAGTTTGATGGGTCCCATATTTTGGCCCTTATAAAACCCAGTTGGGGCCCAGATGGGCTTGCTGCCCTGGTCTTGGTTTAGTCTGGGTGGGGCGTTCACTGCTTACCCTTGCGTCTGCCCCCTGCACAGAacatcatttgcttaaactggaagGGAACAGGTGGGGGGTTCCTATTGGAGCCAAagacaaggggggggggggggggcacacttACATGTGGCTCCTAgaagagccattgcttgacagtgagccaatttagagttgctagtCATCATCTCACCCACCCATATCTCTTAACCCACTTTGGACCACCTCAGACGATTTCCAGAAGACTTCTAAATGTATCTCCCTGTCCATTGCCAAATGGGAGAGCTACTATTACTTGAGCAAAGCCACACCAGACCACTATAACTCTTAGTCATAGGCAGGGTGTTGGGGTGGGTTGGGGGGCATGTAGAGAGCTTGTCCCACCCAGCAGATGCACTACATTACTAAATTAAGAGCTCTTTTGCATATGAAACTTGCTCTTTAGGCCTTGATAAAGATCCAGATGTGCATACTGTAGCAGGCCTGTGGTGCTGTTGGCAGTGACCGTCCTTCTAAAACCCATTTGGTTTCCGTTATCATCATCGTCATGGTTATTTGTGGACCCTGTGTGTGGATCTGACTAAATAACGGTTCTTTCTAGAACTTTCCCcatggattttttctttttttggaaaccaaaaaatgGTTTCCCCCGTGGCATCGCCCTGAAGAAGCTCTTTGGCACCAACAGAGTGCACGGCTGTACAGTGTGCTCGCCTCGcataaaagagagagaaaggaggccGGACCGCCTTGGAAGTGGGTGGGTGGGGGTCTCGAACTTCTCTGTGGGAACGACATTTTTGTGACACTCTGTTTATGAAATGAGATCCGCGTCGGGAAGCCCAGCTTTCTTTTTTTGAGCAGCAGCCTCGTCCAGCTGCTGTTTGGTCAGCACCCCCTTAACCCTTTCAGCACGGCCCACCAGCTCTACTTGTTAACGGTTGTTGTGGGTTACGGGATGAAAGAAGAAGCCGTAAGAAGGTGTCATGGCCGGCGGGGCGGGAGCCTTTTACCGTCTGCATGGCTTGTTTTTGGGTAAACAGCATTTGCAAGCACTTTTACAGCGCGGGGGTGCGAACGCGGAGGTGTCCATTGATTTGCTTCGAGAAGGAAATTCACACTGGAGGTCTTTGCAGTTTCTTTAATCATTTATTGAGTTGCTGTCTCCCAGGCTGCAGCAGTCAGCAGCTCGGCTGCAGGGGACTCATTTGCGCTCGTCTGTGAACTGCGGCCACGTCCAGACAAGCCAGCTTTAAATCGTTCCTCACAACGATACACAAATTTGCAATCTTAAAGGGTCCcgtaatttattttataactttatatgcaattaacataaaacacaacaCTCCAGCACAGTACAAGACACCATATAACATTAGGATACCTCCAGGTGGTCTTACAGTCACTCTGAATTATCAGTGTCCCCTGAAGGTGGCGAACCTTCCGAGAGATACGAGTCCCCGCAGTGCTGGTGGCTCTTGCCATCTTTTTCGCTGGCATTGCTAAAATCGGCCGCCCCCTCGTTCATTTTTGACCTAAAGTGGGCAATTCTTCTGGTGAACGCGGTGGTCCAGTTGCAAGCCAGCAAAGCGGCACAGCGTCTCCGGAACGAGGGGTCAAAATAGGCGTAGAGGAGGGGGTTAAGGCAGCTGTTGACATATGCCAAGCAGGTGGCATAGGGGTGAGCCAGCACTAGGAAGCGGTCAAAGCTACAGCTGTAGGGGATGAGGCCCAGGTCAGTGAGGATGGACAAGGTCTTGTTGAGGTGATAGGGCAGCCAGCAGGTCAGGAAGGCGCACACCAGAGTGATGATAATGGACAAGAGCCGACGCTGCTGCCTTCGGATTTCCAGGGATGCGTCCCCTGCTCGGCCAGACCTCATTGCCAGGTTCCTGCGCCCAAAGTGTCTGAAAACGGCTCGGCCGACTGACCAGTAGCAAAGCATCATGACCACCAACGGCAAGACGAAGCCGAGCAGAGTCGACTTAAGGCCCAGGGCCACGTTCCAGGCCAGTTCGTCCGCGTCCGGGGACAATAAAGAGTAGTCCATCTCACAGGACATGGAGCCTTCCCTCTGGTCAAGGGCAACCTCCAGCTCCTCCAGGTCATGTTCCTCAGAAAGTCGGAGCTTGGCAGTGCGAAAGATTAACGCCGGCAGCCCCAGAATGGCGGCCAGCCCCCATATTGTTATGACTGGCACCAACTGGAGCCAGGACCGGCCTTCTCGCATCCTCCAGGGGAAAGAGAGCGAACGCACAATGGCAAAGTACCGCTCCACGCTTAGGCAGGTGAGGGAGAAGACGCTGGCATACATGTTGATCACCACCAGGTAGCTGCTCAGCTTGCAGAGCGTTGTGCCAAATGGCCAGTTATAACCCAGTGAGGTGTAGGCAGCCCACAGAGGAAGGGTAAAGACAAAAGCCAAGTCTGCCAGGGCCAAACTGGCAATAAAGCTGTCCGTCAGCCCCCTGCTGCCAGCTTTGCTGTGCCTCTGGTTGTGGAGCAGTTTACTGGAAGTCCAGGGCCACTGCAGGTACACCTTCAGGACCAGGCCATTCCCCAGGGAGCCAACGATGAACACCAGAATGTAGACGGTGGGAATGATGGCCAGAGTCGGGGCCCAGTCTTTGTAGTCACACTCCATGTAATCTTCCAGAATGGGGGTCTCGAGACTACTCAGTGCAGAAAAGAAGTCCGAAATATTAGGAGTAACCAAGAGAGTAGCCGCAGCAGAGTGGGATCCCATGCTGGCACCTGTAATGTTTCTCTGTTCGTTGCCTGgtggatttctttcttttttgttttattttttctccactcGATCAAAGTGATCACCAAAGAGGTTTCAATTCTCGCTCGTTCTCCTCCTCAGGACATCTCTGGTTTCCACCCttgtctcttctctctctccttgACATCCCCAGCCTTCATGGCTTGAGGATTCTTTCCAAGCTCTTCATCACTTACTCCTTGTTCCTGCCTAAAATGACAAGGGTCCAAATGTGAGATCAAGTCACTGAATCAAACACCTTCACCATACAAACATTTTAATCTGCCAATATCATAaaagagtgggggggggggggcgccatCTGGACCCCTGATCTACACGTTGCCAACTCTAATTTTTGTTCAATATCATCATGCAGATAAACAgtccttaaataaaaaataattgtttttatcgTCACTCAACGACTTGTGGCGTCCCCTCCAGGGTTGGTGACTGACTTCCACCCAAGTGACACCGAGATACTCGCCAAACTACACAGCATTCACTGAATTAAGAGGGTCTCGAAAGAGGGAGAGGAGCAGTATGACATTCACCGATGTTGCTGCCCTGTCACCTTTGTGACAAACTAACACAACATTCAGTCAGTCAACACGTAACGGATTAACCAATCAAACAACTTGAGCATGgctaaggcgctatataaataaaacattactatcattattccatccatccattttccaacccgctgaatccgaacacagggtcacgggggtctgctggagccaatcccagccaacacagggcaggaaccaatcccgggcagggtgccaacccacctcaggacacacacaaacacaccaagcacacactagggccaatttagaatcgccagtccacctaacctgcatgtctttggactgtgggaggaaactggagcgccaagaggaaacccacacagacacggggagaacatgcaaactccacacagggaggacccggggagcgaacccaggtccccaggtcttccaactgcgaggcagcagcgctacccactgcgccaccctattattattattccttttgAGTTAATCAGTAATACAACATAATAACTGGGTCCATTCTTTGGGccagggcgacacggtggcgcagtgggtagcgctgctgcctcgcagttggaagacctggggacctgggttcgctccccgggtcctccctgtgtggagtttgcatgttctcccggtttcctcccacagtccaaagacatgcaggttaggtggattcgcgatcctaaattgaccctagtgtgtgcttggtgtgtgggtgtgtttgtgtgtgtcctgcggtgggttggcaccctgcccgggattggttcctgccctgtgttggctgggattggctccagcagacccccgtgaccctgtgttcggattcagcgggttggaaaatggatggatgtatagcgTGTTTCTACTGAATAGTCCCAGACGCAAATATGTCCGTATAGTTTGTATAACTGAAGCACAAATACGTTAGGAAGTTCGAGTGGCTCGGCAGGAGGAATGGAGGTGACTGCcgtctgatttattttttcaatcgCTCCAGTAGTAACTTAGTTAACAGGTTGATGAATTGTTTGGCAAATTCTTTAAGcgtcatatttattttttgattgtatGCGCTTTCAGGGTAGCATGGAGGGAGTTGTGTCTACAGAGTGCAGTTCTCTGGTCCCGAGCTCGCTGTGTGTTGGTATTTTGCACGTTCGTTCCATATCTACGCTGGTTTACCTTCTGGTTTTTGCCCCACATCCCTAAATACTTCAGTTGACTCTaactgcggacctccagagctccactccatcgAGGAGGTCGTTTATATTATACATGGCACTGATAACGCCAGTTTACACCCCGATTAAAATGAGGGTCATGACTCAAGTGAAGTCAACCacgtgacaaaaacctgcaatccaattggctgtccggCGGAGCTCCTGAATCACGGAgctgtggaggtctgcagctggacctcCTCTCAAATACTtgctggttaggttaactggtgtctCTAAAGTGCTCCCATGATGGACTAGCGTTAAGT
This genomic interval from Erpetoichthys calabaricus chromosome 10, fErpCal1.3, whole genome shotgun sequence contains the following:
- the LOC114659634 gene encoding apelin receptor B-like; this translates as MGSHSAAATLLVTPNISDFFSALSSLETPILEDYMECDYKDWAPTLAIIPTVYILVFIVGSLGNGLVLKVYLQWPWTSSKLLHNQRHSKAGSRGLTDSFIASLALADLAFVFTLPLWAAYTSLGYNWPFGTTLCKLSSYLVVINMYASVFSLTCLSVERYFAIVRSLSFPWRMREGRSWLQLVPVITIWGLAAILGLPALIFRTAKLRLSEEHDLEELEVALDQREGSMSCEMDYSLLSPDADELAWNVALGLKSTLLGFVLPLVVMMLCYWSVGRAVFRHFGRRNLAMRSGRAGDASLEIRRQQRRLLSIIITLVCAFLTCWLPYHLNKTLSILTDLGLIPYSCSFDRFLVLAHPYATCLAYVNSCLNPLLYAYFDPSFRRRCAALLACNWTTAFTRRIAHFRSKMNEGAADFSNASEKDGKSHQHCGDSYLSEGSPPSGDTDNSE